One window of the Salvia splendens isolate huo1 chromosome 1, SspV2, whole genome shotgun sequence genome contains the following:
- the LOC121807564 gene encoding gamma-cadinene synthase-like isoform X1, translated as MATVSCLSDVRPPMTIHQPSIWADTFTNSSSDEKEQQKYADAIEQLKEEARDMLMAATTSLNQMILIDTIELLGLAYLFETEIEHKLQQITHDNHLLHHSDLFTTSLGFRLLRQHRHRISCDVFNKFVNKDGMFGEGDVEGMLSLYEAAHVRFNDEKILQEAADFTRHYLSSREAGLESHLKDRVKRALKRPLHRDIPIVYARIFISIYEKDPSRNELLLKLAKLNFNFLQNLYRKELSQLYRWWNEFDLKSKLPYARDRVVEAYVWGVGYHYEPQYSHVRMGIAKGLKIIGMMDDTYDNYATINQAQLFTEILHKWNMGEVDRLPEYMRTVYHFIMSTCQDYERDALKLGKAFATPYFIETVQQLGRAYNQELKWVMERKLPPFEDYVKNSEITSCIFLLFAAISPGFMSLTQETIDWMKSEPKIAISTGMLGRYSDDIGSHDRESKGGQVLTAIDCYMKQHGVTKQETLSEFARRVEEGWMDVNKEWVQTAFVPREIALQFLNYARMCDATYNNSNGDAYTDPEMAKPTVRALFIDPILV; from the exons ATGGCTACCGTAAGCTGCTTGAGTGATGTGAGGCCTCCAATGACCATTCATCAACCAAGCATTTGGGCTGATACTTTCACTAACTCTTCCTCTGACGAAAAG GAGCAACAAAAGTATGCAGATGCAATCGAACAATTGAAGGAAGaagcaagagacatgttaatGGCTGCAACTACTTCTCTCAACCAAATGATATTAATCGACACAATCGAGCTGCTAGGATTGGCCTATCTTTTTGAGACCGAAATCGAACACAAACTTCAACAAATCACACACGACAACCACCTTCTTCACCACTCCGATTTATTCACTACATCACTTGGATTTCGCTTGCTCAGGCAACACCGCCACCGCATTTCTTGCG ATGTTTTCAACAAGTTTGTTAACAAGGATGGCATGTTCGGAGAAGGAGACGTTGAGGGAATGTTAAGCTTGTATGAAGCAGCTCATGTTCGATTTAACGACGAGAAAATACTACAAGAGGCTGCCGATTTTACAAGGCATTACTTGAGTAGTCGCGAAGCGGGGTTAGAGTCTCATCTCAAAGATAGAGTGAAGCGGGCTTTGAAGCGCCCTCTTCATAGAGATATTCCCATCGTCTACGCACGAATTTTCATCTCTATATATGAAAAAGATCCCTCAAGAAATGAGCTTCTTCTCAAACTAGCAAAACTTAACTTCAACTTTTTGCAGAATTTATACAGGAAAGaactctcccaactctatag GTGGTGGAATGAATTTGATCTGAAATCAAAATTACCATATGCAAGAGATAGAGTGGTGGAGGCCTATGTTTGGGGTGTTGGATACCATTATGAACCTCAATACTCTCATGTTCGAATGGGAATCGCCAAAGGCCTAAAAATCATTGGAATGATGGATGATACATATGATAATTATGCTACAATCAATCAAGCTCAGCTTTTTACTGAAATATTACACAA GTGGAATATGGGTGAGGTTGATCGACTTCCAGAATACATGAGAActgtttatcattttattatgaGTACTTGCCAAGATTATGAACGCGACGCCCTCAAACTCGGGAAAGCCTTTGCAACTCCTTATTTCATAGAAACG GTGCAACAACTTGGAAGGGCTTACAATCAAGAGCTAAAGTGGGTTATGGAAAGAAAACTGCCTCCCTTTGAAGACTATGTTAAAAACTCTGAGATAACCAGCTGCATTTTTCTCTTGTTTGCTGCTATTAGTCCTGGTTTCATGTCTCTAACTCAAGAAACAATTGATTGGATGAAGAGTGAGCCCAAAATCGCGATATCGACTGGTATGCTCGGTAGATATTCGGACGATATAGGCTCTCATGAT CGCGAGAGTAAAGGAGGGCAAGTGTTGACTGCGATCGACTGCTACATGAAACAACATGGCGTGACGAAGCAAGAGACGCTATCAGAGTTTGCACGACGAGTTGAGGAAGGATGGATGGATGTGAACAAGGAATGGGTCCAGACAGCGTTCGTGCCTCGAGAAATCGCCCTTCAATTTCTCAACTATGCTCGAATGTGCGATGCCACTTACAACAACAGTAATGGAGACGCGTATACAGATCCTGAAATGGCCAAGCCAACTGTTCGTGCTCTCTTTATCGATCCAATTCTCGTTTGA
- the LOC121793686 gene encoding transcription factor BEE 1-like isoform X2 → MGDHQIFLADMENYKHYFPSPSPDVQFNTYSSSFTNHYLPQPLNNIDHTHPKRKSPDIVTSSPQLSDTSNNKGKKSKREKTKEEVVHVRAKRGQATDSHSLAERVRREKINERLRCLQDIVPGCYKSMAMSVMLDEIINYVQSLQNQVELTAASAFHDFNSDEDALEILQRANIQNGPPSHSAPLGFNFEYYPQFPHNM, encoded by the exons ATGGGTGATCATCAAATATTCTTAGCAGACATGGAAAACTACAAACACTATTTTCCTTCACCTTCACCAGATGTCCAATTCAACACCTATTCTTCAAGCTTCACAAATCACTATTTGCCACAACCATTAAACAACATTGATCATACTCACCCCAAGAGGAAATCACCGGATATCGTAACTTCTTCGCCTCAGCTTTCTGATACAAGCAACAAT AAAGGGAAGAAATCGAAACGAGAGAAGACGAAAGAGGAGGTAGTTCATGTTAGAGCCAAGAGAGGCCAAGCTACTGATAGTCACAGTTTAGCAGAGAGA GTgagaagagagaaaattaaTGAAAGGTTAAGATGCTTGCAAGACATTGTACCAGGATGCTACAAG AGCATGGCAATGTCAGTGATGCTGGATGAGATCATAAATTATGTGCAGTCCTTGCAAAATCAAGTGGAg CTCACGGCGGCGAGTGCTTTTCACGACTTCAACTCCGACGAAGATGCTTTGGAGATATTGCAG AGAGCAAACATACAAAATGGACCACCTTCTCATTCTGCTCCATTAGGATTCAACTTTGAATATTACCCTCAATTTCCACACAACATGTGA
- the LOC121793686 gene encoding transcription factor BEE 1-like isoform X1, producing the protein MGDHQIFLADMENYKHYFPSPSPDVQFNTYSSSFTNHYLPQPLNNIDHTHPKRKSPDIVTSSPQLSDTSNNKGKKSKREKTKEEVVHVRAKRGQATDSHSLAERVRREKINERLRCLQDIVPGCYKSMAMSVMLDEIINYVQSLQNQVEFLSMKLTAASAFHDFNSDEDALEILQRANIQNGPPSHSAPLGFNFEYYPQFPHNM; encoded by the exons ATGGGTGATCATCAAATATTCTTAGCAGACATGGAAAACTACAAACACTATTTTCCTTCACCTTCACCAGATGTCCAATTCAACACCTATTCTTCAAGCTTCACAAATCACTATTTGCCACAACCATTAAACAACATTGATCATACTCACCCCAAGAGGAAATCACCGGATATCGTAACTTCTTCGCCTCAGCTTTCTGATACAAGCAACAAT AAAGGGAAGAAATCGAAACGAGAGAAGACGAAAGAGGAGGTAGTTCATGTTAGAGCCAAGAGAGGCCAAGCTACTGATAGTCACAGTTTAGCAGAGAGA GTgagaagagagaaaattaaTGAAAGGTTAAGATGCTTGCAAGACATTGTACCAGGATGCTACAAG AGCATGGCAATGTCAGTGATGCTGGATGAGATCATAAATTATGTGCAGTCCTTGCAAAATCAAGTGGAg TTTCTTTCCATGAAGCTCACGGCGGCGAGTGCTTTTCACGACTTCAACTCCGACGAAGATGCTTTGGAGATATTGCAG AGAGCAAACATACAAAATGGACCACCTTCTCATTCTGCTCCATTAGGATTCAACTTTGAATATTACCCTCAATTTCCACACAACATGTGA
- the LOC121807588 gene encoding elongation factor 1-alpha → MGKEKIHISIVVIGHVDSGKSTTTGHLIYKLGGIDKRVIERFEKEAAEMNKRSFKYAWVLDKLKAERERGITIDIALWKFETTKYYCTVIDAPGHRDFIKNMITGTSQADCAVLIIDSTTGGFEAGISKDGQTREHALLAFTLGVKQMICCCNKMDATTPKYSKARYDEIIKEVSSYLKKVGYNPEKIPFVPISGFEGDNMIERSTNLDWYKGPTLLEALDAVQEPKRPSDKPLRLPLQDVYKIGGIGTVPVGRVETGVIKPGMVVTFGPTGLTTEVKSVEMHHEALQEALPGDNVGFNVKNVAVKDLKRGFVASNSKDDPAKEAANFTSQVIIMNHPGQIGNGYAPVLDCHTSHIAVKFSELLTKIDRRSGKELEKEPKFLKNGDAGMVKMIPTKPMVVETFSQYPPLGRFAVRDMRQTVAVGVIKSVEKKDPSGAKVTKAAAKKGAK, encoded by the exons ATGGGCAAGGAAAAGATTCATATCAGCATTGTGGTCATTGGCCATGTTGACTCTGGGAAGTCGACCACCACCGGACATCTCATCTACAAGCTTGGAGGTATTGATAAGCGTGTGATTGAGAGGTTCGAGAAGGAGGCCgctgagatgaacaaaaggtcGTTCAAGTACGCATGGGTTCTTGACAAGCTGAAGGCCGAGCGTGAGCGTGGTATCACCATTGATATTGCCCTCTGGAAGTTTGAGACCACCAAGTACTACTGCACTGTCATTGATGCTCCTGGACATCGTGATTTCATCAAGAACATGATTACGGGAACATCCCAGGCTGATTGTGCTGTGCTTATCATCGATTCCACCACTGGTGGTTTTGAGGCTGGTATCTCCAAGGATGGTCAGACCCGTGAGCATGCTCTTCTGGCTTTCACTCTTGGAGTGAAGCAAATGATTTGTTGCTGTAACAAG ATGGATGCCACCACTCCCAAGTACTCCAAGGCGAGGTACGATGAAATCATCAAGGAAGTCTCTTCATACCTGAAGAAGGTTGGGTACAACCCTGAGAAGATCCCATTTGTTCCTATATCTGGATTCGAGGGTGACAATATGATTGAGAGGTCGACCAACCTTGACTGGTACAAGGGCCCAACTCTTCTCGAGGCTCTTGATGCTGTCCAGGAGCCCAAGAGGCCCTCAGACAAGCCTCTTCGTCTCCCACTTCAGGATGTCTACAAGATTGGCGGTATTGGAACTGTGCCAGTCGGAAGAGTTGAAACTGGTGTCATCAAACCCGGTATGGTTGTTACCTTTGGACCAACTGGTCTGACCACTGAAGTTAAGTCTGTTGAGATGCACCATGAGGCCCTTCAAGAAGCCCTCCCTGGAGACAATGTTGGCTTCAACGTCAAGAACGTTGCTGTCAAGGATCTCAAGCGTGGTTTTGTTGCATCAAACTCCAAGGATGACCCTGCCAAGGAGGCTGCCAACTTCACTTCACAGGTCATCATCATGAACCACCCTGGGCAGATTGGAAACGGATATGCCCCAGTCCTTGACTGCCACACCTCCCACATTGCTGTTAAGTTCTCCGAGCTCCTGACCAAGATCGACAGGCGTTCTGGTAAGGAGCTTGAGAAGGAGCCTAAGTTTTTGAAGAATGGTGATGCCGGTATGGTGAAGATGATTCCGACCAAGCCCATGGTGGTGGAGACCTTCTCCCAGTACCCTCCTCTTGGAAGGTTTGCCGTGAGGGACATGCGTCAGACCGTTGCTGTTGGTGTGATCAAGAGTGTTGAGAAGAAGGATCCTTCAGGAGCCAAGGTGACCAAGGCTGCTGCCAAGAAGGGTGCCAAGTGA
- the LOC121807597 gene encoding ER lumen protein-retaining receptor-like encodes MNIFRLAGDMTHLASVLVLLLKIHTIKSCAGVSLKTQELYTIVFVTRYLDLFTDYISLYNTLMKIIFLGSSISIVWYMKHHKVVCRSYNKDQDTFRHYVLMIPCLFLALIANEKFSFKEVMWAFSLYLEAVAILPQLVLLQRTRNIDNLTGQYVFLLGAYRAFYILNWIYRFFTEPHYVHWIIWISGLVQTLLYADFFYYYFQSWKNNVKLELPA; translated from the exons atGAACATTTTCAGGTTAGCAGGGGATATGACACATTTGGCAAGTGTTCTTGTTTTGCTCCTCAAGATTCACACTATCAAATCTTGTGCTG GTGTTTCTCTGAAGACTCAGGAACTCTACACTATTGTTTTTGTCACTCGATACTTGGATCTTTTCACGGACTACATCTCGTTGTACAATACATTgatgaaaattattttcttagGAAGTTCCATATCGATAGTCTGGTATATGAAGCATCACAAGGTTGTCTGCAGATCCTACAACAAAGACCAGGACACTTTCCGTCACTATGTCCTTATGATACCCTGTTTGTTTTTAGCACTGATTGCAAATGAGAAGTTTTCCTTCAAAGAG GTGATGTGGGCATTTTCCTTATACTTAGAAGCAGTTGCTATCCTTCCTCAATTAGTTTTGCTGCAGAGAACAAGGAATATCGACAACTTGACTGGACAATATGTTTTTCTTCTAGG TGCATACCGAGCATTTTATATTCTTAACTGGATTTACCGCTTCTTCACTGAACCACACTATGTCCACTGGATAA TTTGGATTTCAGGACTTGTTCAGACGCTTCTTTATGCTGATTTCTTCTATTACTACTTCCAAAG CTGGAAGAATAACGTGAAGCTTGAATTGCCTGCTTGA
- the LOC121807554 gene encoding proline-rich receptor-like protein kinase PERK3: MLQFDNLRFSVRGSGLLLEARCRWCLLKQLLLFCCLLSFTDASVRHKMLKREALSPATTFFDATAMAELPLPDNNLLSSPKHHRNRLSPHGAPAQPPNFGHFEISTPPSSSGLSRPSMEKSGSAPPSNLPPHASDIAPPQPEPSTMPAGLSQPPLSPSLSSCCGPDMVLKRESQGCHCVYPIKLEILLLNVSSHPKWNLFLEQFASQLGLRVSQIELINFYIVGISGLNISMDITPHTGLSFSSKEAAGINSSLSTHGIRLDPALVSDYKLLNITWFKPPLLPLAPNSDTAPSEAPPNLPSSPASVSPSKKVKHPSLILVIGLGAAILIIAVFTVVMLCFCVSRQGKHIESFKETAKQRTVGTGPAVGLLHHHPTSTRFLTYEELKEATNNFETTNILGEGGFGRVFKGVLSDGTAVAIKRLSSGGQQGDKEFLVEVEMLSRLHHRNLVKLVGYYNNRDSSQNLLCYELVPNGSLEAWLHGPLGLNCPLDWDTRMKIALDAARGLAYLHEDSQPCVIHRDFKASNILLENNFLAKVSDFGLAKQAPEGRANYLSTRVMGTFGYVAPEYAMTGHLLVKSDVYSYGVVLLELLTGRKPVDMSQPSGQENLVTWARPILREKDRLEELADPRLSGKYPKEDLFRVCTIAAACVAPDASQRPTMGEVVQSLKMVQRVTEYQDSAAASTTAPNLRQSLTTYESDGTSSIFSSGPYSGFSALDTDHINKTAVFSEDLQEGR; this comes from the exons ATGTTGCAGTTTGATAATTTGCGGTTTTCCGTCCGGGGAAGTG GGTTGCTTTTGGAGGCTCGTTGTCGTTGGTGTCTCCTAAAACAGTTGCTTCTTTTCTGTTGTTTATTATCCTTCACTGATGCTAGTGTACGCCACAAAATGTTGAAAAGAGAAGCTTTATCACCGGCTACCACGTTTTTTGATGCCACTGCAATGGCAGAACTGCCTCTACCAGACAACAATCTGCTTTCGTCACCCAAACATCACCGTAATCGTTTGAGCCCTCATGGTGCACCTGCTCAACCTCCTAATTTTGGCCATTTTGAGATTTCTACTCCTCCTTCTAGCTCCGGTTTGTCCAGACCTTCAATGGAGAAGAGTGGATCAGCTCCTCCGAGCAATCTGCCTCCACATGCTTCCGATATTGCGCCACCTCAACCTGAACCTAGCACTATGCCTGCTGGTTTATCTCAGCCTCCATTATCTCCTAGCCTTTCTA GTTGTTGTGGACCAGACATGGTACTCAAACGTGAGAGCCAGGGCTGCCATTGTGTGTATCCAATAAAGCTTGAAATTCTCCTCTTGAATGTTTCATCCCATCCAAAATGGAATCTTTTTCTTGAACAGTTTGCTTCGCAGCTTGGTCTAAGAGTGTCACAGATTGAGCTCATTAACTTTTATATTGTTGGAATATCTGGTCTTAATATATCAATGGATATTACCCCACATACGGGTTTGAGTTTTTCTTCCAAAGAAGCTGCAGGAATAAACTCTTCACTGTCAACGCATGGAATCCGTCTTGATCCTGCATTGGTGAGTGACTATAAGCTTCTCAACATAACCTGGTTCAAGCCGCCCTTACTGCCTCTAG CGCCAAATTCTGACACAGCTCCATCAGAAGCACCGCCCAACCTTCCATCAAGTCCTGCTTCAGTTTCCCCCTCAAAGAAAGTTAAACATCCAAGTTTGATTCTTGTAATTGGACTTGGAGCTGCGATCCTGATAATTGCTGTGTTCACTGTGGTTATGCTTTGCTTCTGTGTATCTCGTCAAGGGAAGCATATTGAATCTTTCAAAGAAACTG CAAAACAAAGGACTGTGGGAACAGGTCCAGCAGTTGGATTGCTTCACCACCACCCAACCAGCACACGGTTTCTCACCTATGAAGAACTGAAAGAGGCTACGAATAACTTTGAGACAACTAATATTCTTGGTGAGGGAGGCTTTGGGAGAGTATTTAAGGGTGTACTAAGTGATGGAACTGCTGTTGCCATAAAGAGACTAAGCAGTGGTGGACAGCAAGGGGATAAAGAGTTCTTGGTTGAGGTTGAGATGCTCAGTAGGCTGCATCACCGTAACTTGGTGAAACTTGTCGGATACTACAACAACCGTGACTCCTCACAGAACCTACTTTGTTACGAGCTTGTTCCAAATGGCAGTTTGGAGGCTTGGCTTCATG GGCCATTGGGACTAAACTGCCCTCTTGATTGGGACACAAGAATGAAAATTGCTCTTGATGCTGCCCGAGGACTTGCTTACTTGCATGAGGACTCTCAACCTTGCGTCATTCACAGAGATTTTAAGGCGTCAAATATATTGCTAGAGAACAACTTTCTTGCTAAAGTTTCAGATTTTGGCCTTGCGAAACAGGCCCCTGAAGGCAGGGCAAACTACCTCTCAACCCGTGTTATGGGAACTTTTGG GTATGTCGCCCCTGAATATGCTATGACCGGGCACCTACTGGTGAAGAGTGATGTTTACAGTTATGGTGTGGtacttcttgagttgttgactGGAAGAAAACCTGTAGATATGTCACAGCCTTCCGGCCAGGAGAACCTTGTCACCTGG GCTAGACCAATATTAAGAGAGAAGGATCGATTGGAGGAACTTGCTGATCCAAGACTCAGTGGCAAGTATCCGAAGGAAGATCTCTTCCGAGTGTGCACCATTGCGGCAGCTTGTGTGGCCCCAGACGCTAGCCAACGGCCTACCATGGGGGAAGTGGTGCAGTCTCTCAAGATGGTGCAACGAGTCACAGAGTATCAAGATTCTGCAGCGGCATCCACTACTGCACCCAATCTCAGGCAGTCGTTGACTACCTACGAGTCAGATGGAACATCATCGATTTTTTCTTCTGGTCCTTACTCCGGCTTTAGTGCCTTGGATACTGATCACATCAATAAAACAGCCGTATTTTCTGAAGATCTCCAGGAAGGACGATGA
- the LOC121807564 gene encoding gamma-cadinene synthase-like isoform X2: protein MATVSCLSDVRPPMTIHQPSIWADTFTNSSSDEKEQQKYADAIEQLKEEARDMLMAATTSLNQMILIDTIELLGLAYLFETEIEHKLQQITHDNHLLHHSDLFTTSLGFRLLRQHRHRISCDVFNKFVNKDGMFGEGDVEGMLSLYEAAHVRFNDEKILQEAADFTRHYLSSREAGLESHLKDRVKRALKRPLHRDIPIVYARIFISIYEKDPSRNELLLKLAKLNFNFLQNLYRKELSQLYRWWNEFDLKSKLPYARDRVVEAYVWGVGYHYEPQYSHVRMGIAKGLKIIGMMDDTYDNYATINQAQLFTEILHKWNMGEVDRLPEYMRTVYHFIMSTCQDYERDALKLGKAFATPYFIETSEPKIAISTGMLGRYSDDIGSHDRESKGGQVLTAIDCYMKQHGVTKQETLSEFARRVEEGWMDVNKEWVQTAFVPREIALQFLNYARMCDATYNNSNGDAYTDPEMAKPTVRALFIDPILV from the exons ATGGCTACCGTAAGCTGCTTGAGTGATGTGAGGCCTCCAATGACCATTCATCAACCAAGCATTTGGGCTGATACTTTCACTAACTCTTCCTCTGACGAAAAG GAGCAACAAAAGTATGCAGATGCAATCGAACAATTGAAGGAAGaagcaagagacatgttaatGGCTGCAACTACTTCTCTCAACCAAATGATATTAATCGACACAATCGAGCTGCTAGGATTGGCCTATCTTTTTGAGACCGAAATCGAACACAAACTTCAACAAATCACACACGACAACCACCTTCTTCACCACTCCGATTTATTCACTACATCACTTGGATTTCGCTTGCTCAGGCAACACCGCCACCGCATTTCTTGCG ATGTTTTCAACAAGTTTGTTAACAAGGATGGCATGTTCGGAGAAGGAGACGTTGAGGGAATGTTAAGCTTGTATGAAGCAGCTCATGTTCGATTTAACGACGAGAAAATACTACAAGAGGCTGCCGATTTTACAAGGCATTACTTGAGTAGTCGCGAAGCGGGGTTAGAGTCTCATCTCAAAGATAGAGTGAAGCGGGCTTTGAAGCGCCCTCTTCATAGAGATATTCCCATCGTCTACGCACGAATTTTCATCTCTATATATGAAAAAGATCCCTCAAGAAATGAGCTTCTTCTCAAACTAGCAAAACTTAACTTCAACTTTTTGCAGAATTTATACAGGAAAGaactctcccaactctatag GTGGTGGAATGAATTTGATCTGAAATCAAAATTACCATATGCAAGAGATAGAGTGGTGGAGGCCTATGTTTGGGGTGTTGGATACCATTATGAACCTCAATACTCTCATGTTCGAATGGGAATCGCCAAAGGCCTAAAAATCATTGGAATGATGGATGATACATATGATAATTATGCTACAATCAATCAAGCTCAGCTTTTTACTGAAATATTACACAA GTGGAATATGGGTGAGGTTGATCGACTTCCAGAATACATGAGAActgtttatcattttattatgaGTACTTGCCAAGATTATGAACGCGACGCCCTCAAACTCGGGAAAGCCTTTGCAACTCCTTATTTCATAGAAACG AGTGAGCCCAAAATCGCGATATCGACTGGTATGCTCGGTAGATATTCGGACGATATAGGCTCTCATGAT CGCGAGAGTAAAGGAGGGCAAGTGTTGACTGCGATCGACTGCTACATGAAACAACATGGCGTGACGAAGCAAGAGACGCTATCAGAGTTTGCACGACGAGTTGAGGAAGGATGGATGGATGTGAACAAGGAATGGGTCCAGACAGCGTTCGTGCCTCGAGAAATCGCCCTTCAATTTCTCAACTATGCTCGAATGTGCGATGCCACTTACAACAACAGTAATGGAGACGCGTATACAGATCCTGAAATGGCCAAGCCAACTGTTCGTGCTCTCTTTATCGATCCAATTCTCGTTTGA